The genomic region agtatatagagagacgacaagggtccagttacagcagtgcaagtaaacgaacagtaaatataagaagagtaagaaaataaatatacacgttaggactcggggtaaagggatcaataacaatttaaaatgtataatttacagtttgctgatttaaagtctcacacacaacatgtcaaaaggggagggggggcggctgcttccaaatagagcacatttcattcataatgtaaatcagagcccattatgtattcatgatttgaatcctgggttgtgtgaaatcccagaaataaactaaagtgaatctgtgaactaaggtgtaggtgtgttaggttatgttgtggtgaccTTTgagttgggggatttgtgttcatactggagtgcaaaatgaaaaccaatggaagatggacaagaaaaggccaaagccatcaggtgctcagtttagaaaaaaagagaaaaggaggagaaacgagcaaaagatgcaggtaagcagatgtgtgattggataatggcaggtcatcctgaaacaatcagaatcagaatcacaatactttattaatccctaaggaaattatgtgcgttacagttgctccaagaagaaatggtaaaaatagcaacagtaacagactaaactccaaacaatacactatgttacagattttaatattaattagtcattgtcaattgttgatttgccctgttctcattgtatgacaaattatgatggctgtttggtatcCGTTTGCATACTAtccatactctctctctcttcatatgtgtgtgtgtgtgtttctctggtgaaattcaGTATGGTTCCTACAACAGTTttatccttaatatgttttatgtgtgtgtggcggcggcgggggggggggcaggctaggaccgccactgctgACCAAAGTACTTGTTGTAGGTGACAACATTCACCTCCCCATCATGGGAGAATGGTAGATGTTGTTCAAATCATGTCATGTGATCTAAAGAATGTATTTCAAAGCCAAAGGATTTATGTTGAAGTTCACAAGAAATTTGACATTACATGTCCCAGTCATTTGTTCCAGTAGCCAGAGATCGGTGTGCCAGGGTCTCCTCTCTTTGCCACCATGTGGCACACATTGCACCTGACCATTACGGCGCTCCCTGTGGGTGGTGACATGTACGGATCATACATGTCTCCTCTTCATGCTGTGCCGAACCAGGCCCCATGGGCTAAGGCCTGGTCAACAGGCACTCTTCCTTGAGCACCCTCCCTGCTACAGGTCCCTGGTAATCCTTTTCCAGCTAGGGTTGTAGAGAACAGTTTTACAACAATTTCAACTGttgtaattaaatatgtcaatgtCTGTGTAGGTTGTCAGTCATGGTCGTGAGATCATGGTAGCAACTGGGCTTCTTTAAGTTTCGTAAAgaggtttcacctctcatctagtgaactgaagaagcctctaagatgagaggtgaaacatcttcaagaaactgaAAGAGGTCCAGTCGCTTTCCTTCCAAGCTGCTTGGACtacatatattttatatgcaTATTAGCATTTTACTCTGGGTGTTGCCCTACAGTCTACTTAAAACACATTTGCGTTCTTATATCTTTtactcaaaaaaaaattaaaagaaatccaAAAGTTTTAAACATACTTAACAAATGCTGAGTCCTTTTAGTAATAAACTTCAAATTTGTTCTCCTCAAAACCTCAGCATTTTTATCATGAATGAACAGACAAGCTCAGGGGCCATGTTATTCGATTTTACCTGAAAATCTGTTAGGAATCATTTACATTTGGTTGTTGGTATCAATATCAATTCCAGCAAGAAAAGAAATTATATCAATCGGATAAGTttgggcaatcgtggctcaagagttgggagttcgtcttgtaatcagaaggttgccggttcgagccccggtttggacagtcttggtcgttgtgtccttgggcaagacacttcacctgttgcctactggtggtggtcagagggcccggtggcgccagtgtccggcagcctcgcctctgtcagtgcgccccagggcagctgtggctacaatgtagctgccatcaccagtgtttgaatgggtggatgactggatgtgtaaagcgctttggggtccttagggactagtaaagcgctatacaaatacagaccatttaccaggCCATAAGTTACTGACAATGTTTCATGTTAGCCACTCCTGCTGACTTTCAATTAATTAAAGTGAGTTAAATTTAACCCATGGGGTCAGAGCCGACCCCATTGGTTTACTAGGGAAaccatggggtcaaatttgaccccacGGTTTGACCccaaatttttattttcttggattttcaatttttttttcaaatatttaaaaaacagtgtaAAAATTAGATAGCATCAAGTACATGAAAATGGAAATGTACAGGACAATAATATTATTTAATGGTTTGCAAATGTTTCAGTGCAACACATTTCAGTGCTTATTGAACTTTTGTGCTATTCTGCTAAGGAAGAACATGGTTACATGTTTCTAAATGTAAAAAGGAATAACAACATTTAaaactgttgaaaaataaaataaaataaaaatacatgtgCTATAAATACCGTATATAGCGCAGAGGattataaaaaaatagaattgtaACAATTTTAACTGTCaatgtaaatgtaacatttgacattttctttAGTACAACTTTAATGAAGTTATTTGTCAAATTTTAGCACCGTTGTTTTAGGTAATACACtcttcttgaaaaaaaaaagtaaacaaacaaagtaaAGATTTTTCATTATGTAGTTTTGTTGCTGTTCATCACCACCACATGATGACCCAGATCATCATTTGGTGTCAGCAGGTACCCACTTGTCACGGTGTTTACCTGAAGATGTTTGAgtcctttaaattaaaaaacaaaatcaaagaaacaaGCATTATATCACTGCTCTGTCAATAATACAGAATCTAAAAATTCTAAACAAAGTAATAGCTTAGTGGAAAGACGCATCAGTTTGGTTGACATGCAGTTTACATTAGAttgtaaaagaataaaaagcagCTCTGGAGGTAAGTCAGAGAACTTCAAATGTCAcaacatatttttaatttttactttccaTTGCATGTTTCACTACATTATAATTATGAGTTCACAATCTTAAAAGTCAACCTTTAATCAGTTgtaaaatgttcctccagctaTTTCTTACATGTTAAACTTATGGTGTCCTGTGGCAACATTTTTTTAGATGCATTCAGACAAACCGAATCAAAAATAAGCTAAATATTGTCATGAaattatttctattattttcacacaataataaaatgtcacattttattaCTTCATTACATTTGATATGCTTACTATATTCTGTTGTTATTAAATGATAGGTTCATGAGCCTTTCTAATTATTGaaatatgttttaatttatatttaacagTAACCCAACTTTTTCACAACTCGGGTTGTAACTTCGTGGGTCCAGAATGACGGATCAAGAGTGACTTACCCCTTTATTTCTCATTGTAGATTCAGGTAGGTATAACATTCATCTCAACCTGCCTGTGTGACTGACTGAAATATTCAAGAACAGTTAAATCTGCACAAATATTtattaactggaaaaaaaaacaatcaacaaCACTGTTTAAGACGAGTACCTGCTCTGAGATTTCTTTCTATACCAGACAAAGATGAGTGCAGTAACACAGGCCACCAACAACATCACagacaacagaatggctgaaattCTGATTCCTTTGATACAAACAGGAGAAAGGAGAATATAATAATTTATGCAGCTATCAGAAGACAATAGACTCAACAGGacaaaaagtacatttaaaacactgaaattttaACGCACCTAAATTCCTGGGATCAGATCCTGATTTCTCATCTAGCTCCGGTAGAAGAAACATAAAAGTTACAATCACAAAGTAGTCATCAATTTATAAATCACTGAGTTCAGTTTCTCAccgttatcatcatcatcaggaatCGTCACCATCACCTCTCTgtgaggagcagagagcactcGTGCTGCACATCCCACCTGTGTGCTGTTGTTACGTGAACCTGAGAGCACAGCTGTAGTGGTGACAGTGAATGTAGCGTTGgtgttggacacactgacagTGTTGTACTGTGAGAAGTTGAGGTCTTGTTGTGAGACACTGAGTGTTACAGTGGGAGCAGGTCGACCAGTGGCTGAACAGGAAACAACCCACTCTTCAGTAGAGTTTGactctctgacatcaacaacaggTTCATGCAGCTCTGTGAAGGATCAGGAAATGTAAGGAATATCTCTTTAACTTCACCAGCTTCTTACATTTTCATATCCACTATATTAGTTTGAGTCTTCTGTGGTTGGTTAAAGAAGGTAAAAGTTCTTACCATAGACTTGGAGGCAGGTTCTACCAATGAATGAGCCTTCAGGATAAGTGTTAAACAGACAGTGATAGCAGCCTTCATCCTGCTCTGTCACATTCCTGATGACTATGGAGCAGTTCTGTagtccagtgtatttaaactcaACTTTATCTGTAAAGCCATCATTCACTCTCTGACCATAGTACTTGCTGTAGGTGGCAACATTTTCCTGAACATCAGGAGAGATTTTCTGCCATGTGACCTGAAGGATGTCTTTAGTCTCCAAGAGCTGACAGCTGAATTCAGCATCTTCTCCCACTGCTGCCAGCACAGTCTGCTGTGTTTGGACCACTGCTGTTAGAGCTGTAGGAGATACAGATCAAGATGTAAGGCACTTTGAATGTTCTAATGCAACAATTACATTAGCTCTCATTATTCCTGTATTTAACACCCAGTTTTACCTCCACTCTCACACTACTGTAAATAAgtaaaaaggatttttaaagcacttttaacaaaaaataaaaaatctcaaagcacttcacaataaaataagaaatgaatatacaacatattgatgtaaaaaaaaagaaaaaaactaattaaTTAAAAGCTGGTCTatctaaaaatgtcttcagatgctttttaaaacagttaatGGCGTCTCTACAGCATAAAAACAGTGGAAGAGAATTCCACGACCTGCCACTGTCTGAAAGACCGAATCACCCTGAGTTTTAAGTCGTGTGAggccaccagcagcctctcacATGATGACCTTAGAGCTCGGGAAGAGGAATGAACTTTCAGCAGGTCAGCTATATACTTGGGAGCTTGACCATGTAGCGCCCTAAAGGTTAAAatcaagattttaaaatgaaacctaaaatttactggcaaccaatgaagagaagccaaaattAGAGTGATATGTCTCTGGCGTAGGGGAGATCAGGTATGGCTGCAACCCCTTTTGCTTTAGCACTTGTAACTCAATTAAATTTGGGGCTAGAGCGCTCAAGCTTTTACACAAAATACCCACTTTTGTTTCCTATAAATGACATCTATTCAAAGCCCTGCAAGAATGCCACAGACCTTGTGTATTAACGTTAAATacattgcatttcttttttacaatCTGCCCCAATATCTGGGTGGGTTGTAACACATGCTGGGGAGAATGGCAAACATtagacaaaagaaacaaaaagggaGTCCACACCAGAGAACACACTTCAAAAAAGGGGTTTATTGGAATACAAGAAGAGTCTCGATCTGTATTTCTCTGACTGATCAT from Astatotilapia calliptera chromosome 23, fAstCal1.2, whole genome shotgun sequence harbors:
- the LOC113016229 gene encoding OX-2 membrane glycoprotein-like gives rise to the protein MSFFGVSPYLVAVFIFGAFEKALTAVVQTQQTVLAAVGEDAEFSCQLLETKDILQVTWQKISPDVQENVATYSKYYGQRVNDGFTDKVEFKYTGLQNCSIVIRNVTEQDEGCYHCLFNTYPEGSFIGRTCLQVYELHEPVVDVRESNSTEEWVVSCSATGRPAPTVTLSVSQQDLNFSQYNTVSVSNTNATFTVTTTAVLSGSRNNSTQVGCAARVLSAPHREVMVTIPDDDDNDEKSGSDPRNLGIRISAILLSVMLLVACVTALIFVWYRKKSQSSQSHRQVEMNVIPT